CGATCTTTTTGGCCGAACATATCTTTCTGGTATAGCTGAACAGGTCCAGAAAGGGGTTGAACTGAAAGGGAAAGGTGGCCGGGTCGCAGTCCCCGTTCATGAGACCGGGCATGTGGCGCATGAGATGGGTAGCCACATCCAGGGCAAGTTCGGAATCGGTGAAGGCCGGGATGTAAACAGGCACCTTTTTCTGGTAGGCGCTTTTGAGGATGCCCGGCCCTTTGACATGGGCGGTGAGGTATTCTCCGATCCTTGAGCAAAAGGCCTCGGAAGAGAGAAAGGTCTCGCCCTCAATGGATTTCATGACCTCGTGGATGACGTCCTCGGCCTGCATGAAATTGATTTCCGGTTCCAGGGTGTCGTAGACCCGGTTGAACCCTTTGGCAAAAAGGGCTTTGTCATCCATTTGTCCGAATTTGTACTTGTAATGGCGAAGTCCCATAGATTCGATGAATCCATGGGCCATGAGGGCTCCCGTGGATACCACCACGTCGAGCCACCCCTTGTCGATCATGGTGCAGATGAGCTTGCCCATCTTGGCCACGGTCATGGCTCCGGAAAAGGTGCCCACGACCAGACAGTCAGGATCGGTGACCATGTTGTGCAGCACGTTTAAGGCCTCGCCGAGATTGCGGCCCCCAAAGGCTGTTTGGGACATGGCCTCCATGAGTTCGTCAAAGGAGTTAATCTGATCGGGATCAAGGGTGGTCAGAGGTTCCAGCCCGTAATCGGCAGGATCTTCAAGATGATCAATGGTTCGGATGTCGTTGTTTTTGTTGGTCATGGTAAACTCGGGATGCGAAAGGAGAGAAAAGGGGCGCATCAGGGGGTGCGCAAAACATGCCTGAGCCGGTTTGGTAGCCGCTGGTTGTTACGTGGTCTCTGACTGGGAATTGAGAAAACAGGTGAGAATCCTGACAATGGCTTTGACGGCCACGGATTCGGAAACCACCGATCCGGGGATGGGGGCCACTTCGCACATGTCCATGCCCACCAGGGGAGAACCGGGCCACAAGTGGGCAAAGAACTCCCGCATCCAGGCATAGTCAATCCCTCCCGGTTCAGGGGTTCCGGTCCCGGGAACAAGTGACGGATCAAGGCCGTCAATATCAAAACTCAAATACACGGGGCGACCGGCAAGAAAGGTATTGACGGCCCGGGCCGTTTTTTCAGGCGTATCCAGATCCCAGGCAAAGACCGTCATCAGTTCGTGGTCGGGCTGGGCGGTGATGTATTCGTACTCCTCCCTGCACAGACTCCTGATGCCCACCTGGATGGCGGGCAGGCCCAGATCACGGGCTCTGGCCATGATGCAGGCGTGTGACAGGGGGGTGTGCTCGTAGGTGGTTCGCAGATCACTGTGGGCATCTATCTGCAGAATGACCAGAT
The DNA window shown above is from Desulfoplanes formicivorans and carries:
- a CDS encoding deoxyhypusine synthase family protein gives rise to the protein MTNKNNDIRTIDHLEDPADYGLEPLTTLDPDQINSFDELMEAMSQTAFGGRNLGEALNVLHNMVTDPDCLVVGTFSGAMTVAKMGKLICTMIDKGWLDVVVSTGALMAHGFIESMGLRHYKYKFGQMDDKALFAKGFNRVYDTLEPEINFMQAEDVIHEVMKSIEGETFLSSEAFCSRIGEYLTAHVKGPGILKSAYQKKVPVYIPAFTDSELALDVATHLMRHMPGLMNGDCDPATFPFQFNPFLDLFSYTRKICSAKKIGIFTIGGGVPRNWAQQVGPFVEIAGQRLPELNLPIRRFSYGIRICPEPVHWGGLSGCTYSEGISWGKFVPPAEGGQFAEVMCDATIAWPILIKGLQDRLARGRKHSSHPKTQQG
- the speB gene encoding agmatinase; amino-acid sequence: MTTATRADAMYSHFLDLDTHHGRHIFVWPVPYQGTVSFMGGTKSGPEAILKASYQIETFDPQLGVDLADMAHFATLPPVHCPASGPHELHAAMRTVLANHDPGKDFFVTLGGEHSIALPLFEFYQKAHPDLVILQIDAHSDLRTTYEHTPLSHACIMARARDLGLPAIQVGIRSLCREEYEYITAQPDHELMTVFAWDLDTPEKTARAVNTFLAGRPVYLSFDIDGLDPSLVPGTGTPEPGGIDYAWMREFFAHLWPGSPLVGMDMCEVAPIPGSVVSESVAVKAIVRILTCFLNSQSETT